Proteins encoded in a region of the Armatimonadota bacterium genome:
- a CDS encoding helix-hairpin-helix domain-containing protein, with the protein MNLLQGLNVRQRFAATGLCAVALLGVGSVGNTYLQQTKSKGGLKVVNEQALPKASGAGKARTSKPARTRPAFASIDINTATEAELDVLPGVGPATARKIIDYRTANGGFKSVDELEQVKGIGPKKMADIRPYCRV; encoded by the coding sequence ATGAATTTGCTCCAAGGGCTCAATGTCCGTCAAAGGTTCGCCGCGACCGGCCTGTGCGCCGTCGCTCTACTGGGCGTCGGTTCGGTCGGCAACACGTATCTTCAGCAGACCAAGTCGAAAGGGGGGTTGAAGGTCGTGAACGAGCAGGCTCTGCCGAAAGCGTCCGGTGCCGGCAAAGCCCGGACGTCAAAGCCTGCGCGGACCAGGCCGGCGTTCGCCTCCATCGACATCAACACCGCGACCGAGGCCGAGCTTGACGTCCTGCCGGGCGTCGGCCCCGCGACGGCAAGGAAGATCATCGATTACCGGACGGCGAACGGCGGGTTCAAGAGCGTCGACGAGCTCGAACAGGTGAAGGGGATCGGGCCCAAGAAAATGGCCGACATCCGCCCTTACTGCCGAGTCTGA
- a CDS encoding PEP-CTERM sorting domain-containing protein, whose translation MRTAFTALAVVAVAVAHAQSIQNGSFENPPVGAWDYFSNGQVANWSIGGGSKAEIGKSVCYGVTGADGINVTELDSDRNTAITQSVDLAAGTYDLSFLFAKRGVNLEYKPTDTCDFDVLWNGGSVAYVTPTDSTMTRMHLNVLATAGTNTVTFRGRGTSDGYGAILDGVGLQAVPEPGSMAVLGGAALAVVRKRRQTRQ comes from the coding sequence ATGAGAACAGCATTCACCGCCCTCGCGGTCGTCGCCGTCGCCGTCGCCCACGCGCAGTCGATCCAGAACGGAAGCTTCGAAAACCCCCCGGTGGGAGCATGGGACTATTTTTCGAACGGCCAAGTCGCGAACTGGTCGATCGGAGGCGGAAGCAAGGCTGAAATCGGAAAATCCGTGTGTTACGGCGTGACAGGGGCCGACGGGATCAACGTCACCGAACTCGACTCAGATCGGAACACGGCGATCACTCAGTCGGTCGATTTGGCGGCAGGCACTTACGACTTGTCGTTCCTCTTCGCCAAACGCGGCGTCAACCTCGAATATAAACCTACCGACACGTGCGACTTCGACGTGCTGTGGAACGGCGGTTCGGTCGCTTACGTCACACCCACGGATTCGACGATGACGCGGATGCACCTGAACGTCCTCGCGACGGCCGGGACGAACACGGTGACGTTCAGGGGCAGGGGCACCAGCGACGGTTATGGTGCGATCCTCGACGGGGTCGGACTACAGGCCGTTCCGGAACCGGGTTCGATGGCGGTATTGGGTGGCGCGGCCCTCGCTGTCGTCCGTAAGCGTCGTCAGACTCGGCAGTAA
- the rimO gene encoding 30S ribosomal protein S12 methylthiotransferase RimO, translated as MPGLQKNVRIVTLGCAKNDVDSEEIAGVLQSAGFSVDASQRADVTVVNTCGFLESAKAESIAAIKKAVAEKGTGKVVVAGCLAQRLGEELTRLAPGADAYVGVGQMGRFDAVVKGTMVELSPTLEVAPPHHLWADVATRSRTGKPWSAYLKVSEGCDHKCTFCTIPSFRGAHQSKPVERLREEAVHLASTGCRELNLIAQDVTQYGYDLYKEFTLPRLLRELDSVEGIDWIRLLYFYPNRLTDEVIEAMATLPSVLPYVDIPLQHVHPDTLRRMKRPWDGDRYLRLFEKVRAAMPDVAIRTTFIVGFPGETEAEFQAMCDFVKAARLDRVGAFTYSREAGTPSHDMPDQVPFRVKRERYDRLMRLQSSVSTEKNKGWVSKRLYVLVDTAEGGAFVGRSFRDAPEIDGVVRCTGEAKPGEIVPVTVTGFQEHDLTGVRC; from the coding sequence GTGCCCGGGCTTCAAAAGAACGTTCGTATCGTGACCCTTGGCTGTGCTAAGAACGACGTCGACAGCGAGGAGATCGCAGGCGTCCTTCAATCCGCGGGGTTCAGTGTCGACGCATCGCAACGGGCCGACGTCACGGTCGTCAACACGTGCGGCTTCCTGGAATCGGCCAAAGCCGAATCGATAGCCGCGATCAAAAAGGCCGTGGCCGAGAAAGGGACGGGAAAGGTCGTCGTCGCCGGATGCTTGGCCCAACGGCTCGGAGAAGAACTGACCCGGCTGGCGCCAGGGGCCGACGCTTACGTCGGGGTCGGCCAAATGGGGCGGTTCGACGCCGTGGTCAAAGGGACGATGGTGGAACTCAGCCCGACCCTTGAAGTCGCTCCTCCCCACCATCTGTGGGCGGACGTCGCGACCCGGAGCCGGACGGGCAAGCCCTGGAGCGCCTACCTAAAAGTCAGCGAAGGCTGCGACCATAAGTGCACGTTCTGCACGATCCCGAGCTTTCGGGGCGCGCACCAGAGCAAACCGGTCGAAAGGCTTCGAGAGGAAGCCGTCCATCTTGCCTCGACCGGGTGCCGGGAACTGAACCTTATCGCCCAAGACGTCACCCAATACGGATACGACCTTTACAAAGAGTTCACGCTGCCCCGGTTGCTGCGCGAACTCGATTCCGTCGAAGGCATCGACTGGATCCGTCTTCTGTACTTCTATCCTAACCGTCTGACCGACGAAGTCATCGAAGCGATGGCGACCCTCCCTTCGGTCTTGCCGTACGTGGACATCCCCCTCCAACACGTCCACCCGGACACCTTGCGACGCATGAAGCGTCCCTGGGACGGTGACCGTTACCTTCGACTGTTCGAGAAAGTCCGAGCGGCGATGCCGGACGTCGCGATCCGGACGACGTTCATCGTCGGGTTCCCCGGAGAGACGGAAGCAGAGTTCCAGGCGATGTGCGACTTCGTCAAGGCGGCCAGGCTCGACCGCGTCGGCGCGTTCACTTACAGCCGTGAAGCGGGTACGCCGTCCCACGATATGCCGGACCAAGTGCCTTTCCGGGTCAAAAGAGAACGCTATGACCGCCTGATGCGGCTCCAGTCCTCTGTCTCGACCGAAAAGAACAAGGGCTGGGTTTCGAAACGGCTCTACGTCCTGGTGGACACGGCAGAAGGCGGCGCGTTCGTCGGACGCTCGTTCCGGGACGCTCCCGAGATCGACGGGGTCGTCCGCTGCACGGGCGAGGCGAAGCCCGGCGAAATCGTGCCCGTGACGGTGACGGGGTTCCAAGAGCACGACCTGACCGGCGTGCGCTGCTGA
- a CDS encoding DUF4342 domain-containing protein, with protein sequence MEDRAKTEEFEVSGHELLDEVKRLVHEGNVRHVKIKNKEGKTLLDMPLVVGAVGVILLPFWAAVAALVGVANDFTLVIERVEPVSGAGPVEPPHA encoded by the coding sequence ATGGAAGACCGGGCCAAAACCGAAGAATTCGAGGTCAGCGGACACGAACTGCTCGACGAGGTGAAAAGGCTCGTCCATGAAGGGAACGTCCGGCACGTCAAGATCAAGAACAAAGAAGGGAAGACCCTTTTGGACATGCCGCTCGTCGTCGGAGCGGTGGGCGTCATCCTGTTACCGTTTTGGGCGGCCGTCGCGGCCCTGGTCGGCGTGGCCAACGACTTTACGCTCGTGATCGAGAGGGTCGAACCTGTGTCCGGTGCCGGTCCTGTCGAACCGCCCCACGCGTGA
- a CDS encoding M42 family metallopeptidase: MPRFDISTEYLVRFLQDLVNTPSPTGDTDWAISFVEAELESLGIHSVRTTKGALIAYDDGLRNDKPRALTAHVDTLGAMVSEIKDNGRLKLTALNGVMWPSVESEGVTVSTRRGTQVRGSIVFANGSVHVNKEAKTKERNAETLEVRLDERTATADETRLLGIDVGDFVAFDPRFENGPAGFVRSRFLDDKACVACVVAAFKALKDAGVSPAQRTHVLFSNYEEVGHGGMDGIPDDVVDLLVVDMACVGDGQNGDEFHCSICLKDSGGPYSRDLTERIRGLADRNGIELRPDVYPHYGSDGTAYWQAGGRAQVGLIGPGVDTSHGYERTHVDALRDTAALIAEFLIED, translated from the coding sequence ATGCCGCGCTTCGATATTTCAACCGAGTACTTGGTGCGCTTCCTTCAGGACCTGGTCAACACGCCCAGCCCGACCGGGGACACGGACTGGGCGATCAGTTTCGTCGAGGCGGAGCTCGAGTCGCTCGGGATTCATAGCGTGCGGACGACCAAAGGTGCGCTGATCGCTTACGACGACGGTTTGCGCAACGACAAGCCACGGGCCCTGACCGCCCACGTCGACACCCTCGGCGCTATGGTCAGCGAGATCAAGGACAACGGTCGATTGAAGCTGACGGCCCTGAACGGCGTCATGTGGCCCTCGGTCGAAAGCGAGGGGGTCACGGTCAGCACCCGCCGTGGGACGCAGGTCCGGGGCTCGATCGTGTTCGCGAACGGATCGGTCCACGTGAACAAGGAGGCCAAGACGAAGGAGCGCAACGCCGAGACTCTCGAAGTCCGCCTGGACGAGCGCACGGCCACCGCCGACGAAACCCGGTTGCTCGGCATCGACGTCGGCGACTTCGTCGCTTTCGACCCTCGGTTCGAAAACGGCCCTGCCGGCTTCGTCCGGTCGCGTTTCCTGGACGATAAGGCCTGCGTGGCCTGTGTGGTCGCCGCCTTTAAGGCCCTCAAGGACGCCGGTGTCAGCCCGGCGCAACGGACGCACGTCCTCTTCAGCAATTACGAAGAAGTCGGGCACGGGGGAATGGACGGCATACCGGACGACGTGGTCGACCTCTTGGTCGTCGACATGGCCTGTGTCGGCGATGGTCAGAACGGAGACGAGTTCCATTGCTCGATCTGCCTGAAGGACAGCGGAGGGCCCTATAGCCGCGACCTGACGGAGCGGATCCGCGGACTCGCCGACCGGAACGGGATCGAATTGCGTCCGGACGTCTATCCGCACTACGGTTCGGACGGAACGGCCTATTGGCAAGCCGGAGGCAGGGCCCAAGTCGGCCT